A single genomic interval of Aedes aegypti strain LVP_AGWG chromosome 1, AaegL5.0 Primary Assembly, whole genome shotgun sequence harbors:
- the LOC110674031 gene encoding piggyBac transposable element-derived protein 1-like, protein MVEYSKQYLVESLEEYLVEIEENLHNGLNVAHEVVIALEKLIFFSVGKINNKPEVNQGKRVVTQLVQPFYNSGRRVTFDNFFTSIPLAEDLRSNGFYSIGTLRSNKRELPKEFLPDKKTPAGTAKYAYHNRMMIASWTEKKGKSVLFLSTDPATLPDGNINIENMPPVKSTDVQQPTPMVKPNVVKVYNSLKGGVDTLDKATGGYSCKRRTNRYSMSIIFNIIDLCSHNAFHTFRSAHQDFLPKDRSSKYKFLDWLSKELALEYVKERSKNDKLPLETRAKIDKTGMICMVQLKIRLLSALPVKENVP, encoded by the exons ATGGTGGAATATTCAAAGCAATATTTGGTGGAATCGTTGGAGGAATATCTTGTGGAAATTGAGGAGAATTTACATAACGGGTTAAATGTTGCTCATGAGGTTGTAATCGCCTTAGAAAAACTCATTTTCTTTTCCGTaggaaaaataaacaacaaaccGGAAGTTAACCAAGGAAAACGAGTAGTCACGCAACTAGTCCAACCGTTCTACAATTCGGGACGACGTGTTACGTTCGATAACTTTTTCACGAGTATTCCTCTCGCAGAAGATCTCCGATCTAATGGGTTTTACTCAATTGGAACGCTTAGATCGAATAAGAGAGAGcttccgaaagaatttctacCGGATAAGAAAACTCCAGCCGGCACTGCGAAGTACGCATATCATAATCGAATGATGATCGCTTCTTGGACCGAGAAAAAGGGAAAATCAGTTTTATTCTTGTCGACCGATCCAGCTACCCTGCCAGACGGCaacataaatattgaaaacatgCCTCCGGTAAAATCCACAGATGTTCAGCAACCTACACCAATG GTGAAACCAAACGTCGTAAAAGTATACAATTCCTTGAAGGGAGGAGTTGATACTTTGGACAAGGCAACTGGCGGGTATTCATGTAAACGCCGAACGAATAGATACTCGATGAgtattattttcaatattattgaTCTGTGTTCCCACAACGCCTTTCATACATTTAGATCTGCACATCAAGATTTTCTACCAAAAGATCGTAGCAGTAAGTACAAGTTCCTAGATTGGCTATCAAAAGAATTGGCTCTAGAGTACGTGAAAGAACGAAGCAAAAATGACAAACTGCCTCTTGAAACGCGAGCAAAAATCGACAAAACTGGAATGATATGTATGGTGCAACTCAAAATCCGATTGCTAAGTGCTTTACCTGTGAAGGAAAATGTTCCCTAA